From one Rosa rugosa chromosome 4, drRosRugo1.1, whole genome shotgun sequence genomic stretch:
- the LOC133746188 gene encoding protein ABA DEFICIENT 4, chloroplastic, with protein MAFSTSCLFVSPISALKIDYAKKTIRCWKNDGREQRFSFSLRGNNTALLGQQIVTAGAHLHKDWSFVGGSRVTVTPKLEIASLPPKNPGVYASWLASSQIASTAFTLGTAAVLPFYGLMVLAPKAELTKASIESSIPYIVLGLLYAYLLYLSWTPETIRLIFASQYWLPELPGIAKMFSNEMTLASAWIHLLVVDLFAARQVYHDGLENQIETRHSISLCLFVCPIGILTHVITKALTKSAGKSSTHKIH; from the exons ATGGCCTTCTCTACTTCTTGCCTCTTCGTCTCTCCAATCTCAGCTCTCAAG ATTGACTATGCTAAGAAGACTATAAGGTGTTGGAAGAATGATGGAAGGGAACAAAGGTTCAGTTTTTCACTTCGAGGTAATAATACTGCACTTTTAGGTCAACAGATTGTGACGGCAGGAGCTCATCTACACAAGGACTGGAGCTTTGTTGGTGGTTCAAGAGTTACTGTAACACCAAAACTTGAGATAGCCAGTCTGCCTCCAAAAAACCCCGGAGTATATGCATCAT GGTTGGCAAGTTCTCAAATAGCTAGCACTGCTTTTACTTTGGGAACAGCAGCAGTACTCCCATTTTATGGCCTCATGGTTCTTGCACCTAAAGCTGAACTA ACAAAAGCATCTATTGAAAGCAGTATACCGTATATAGTGCTTGGACTTCTCTATGCTTATCTACTATACCTCTCTTGGACTCCAGAAACAATTCGATTGATATTTGCAAGTCAATACTGGCTGCCTGAG CTGCCTGGGATTGCAAAGATGTTCTCGAATGAGATGACATTAGCTTCTGCGTGGATTCACTTGTTGGTTGTTGATCTCTTTGCAGCAAG GCAGGTTTATCACGATGGACTGGAAAACCAAATCGAGACGCGACATTCAATTTCCCTTTGTCTGTTTGTCTGCCCCATTGGAATTCTTACTCATGTCATTACCAAAGCACTGACTAAAAGTGCTGGAAAGTCCAGCACACACAAAATCCATTGA
- the LOC133744142 gene encoding DNA topoisomerase 6 subunit A-like isoform X1, with translation MANHQKLKVTPEFSKHIELFLSDMDDSLKLQLCSFVLENLEEFRRGRATKTYSHCPIPASIEERRVVGGQLQFSEDGQEVDCTKTQGRKIIPNVDKVRVDDMKSSSGKFILVVQRYEIYRRLAVPANDSDVGHVFYERHPCIVVNVEEELDSVTKLFLCKLKMELKLPMLALVDSSPDGVKIISTVSQCCRCDVNWLGMLPSELDKGMFAIAKDPMIRIPMTDSDLKTLEDLMENDDFVKEKMRNPKCLEEPALMENDDLIEKVKNLELSNLTGNDFSKENRKNPTWFDELTLMKKTKTKTKVEDFDDFMSMLFSMLIVAYERSNARGDQE, from the coding sequence ATGGCTAATCACCAGAAACTGAAGGTGACACCAGAGTTCTCGAAACATATAGAGTTATTCCTCTCCGACATGGACGACAGCCTGAAACTGCAATTATGCTCCTTCGTCCTTGAAAACCTGGAAGAATTCCGCCGTGGCCGCGCCACCAAAACATATTCTCATTGCCCTATCCCCGCCTCCATTGAGGAACGGCGTGTCGTTGGGGGTCAACTTCAGTTCTCTGAAGACGGTCAAGAGGTTGACTGCACTAAAACGCAGGGGCGCAAAATCATCCCCAATGTCGACAAGGTTAGGGTCGATGATATGAAGAGTAGTTCTGGTAAGTTCATCTTGGTAGTCCAGAGGTACGAAATTTATCGGAGATTGGCAGTGCCTGCTAATGATAGTGATGTTGGTCACGTATTTTACGAGCGTCATCCGTGTATAGTTGTGAATGTTGAAGAGGAACTTGATTCGGTGACGAAGCTCTTTCTGTGTAAGCTGAAGATGGAGCTGAAGCTTCCGATGCTTGCACTTGTGGACAGCAGTCCAGACGGGGTTAAGATTATTTCGACTGTGTCTCAATGCTGCAGGTGCGATGTAAATTGGCTTGGGATGTTACCAAGCGAATTGGATAAAGGTATGTTTGCCATAGCCAAAGACCCTATGATCAGAATCCCCATGACTGACAGTGATTTGAAGACATTGGAAGATCTGATGGAGAATGACGACTTTGTGAAGGAGAAGATGAGGAATCCAAAATGTTTGGAGGAACCGGCTCTGATGGAGAATGATGATTTGATTGAGAAGGTGAAGAATCTGGAGCTGAGTAATCTGACGGGGAATGACTTTTCGAAGGAGAATAGGAAGAATCCGACATGGTTTGACGAGCTGACTCTGATGAAGAAGACCAAGACGAAGACCAAGGTTGAGGATTTTGACGATTTCATGAGCATGCTCTTTTCTATGTTGATAGTAGCATATGAACGTAGCAACGCACGAGGTGATCAAGAGTAG